From Pusillibacter faecalis, one genomic window encodes:
- the glpK gene encoding glycerol kinase GlpK: MEAYIAALDQGTTSSRAILFNRAGEIVARAQHPFRQIYPQPGWVEHDPMEIWSTTARALAEAVDSAHIDPKCIAALGITNQRETTILWDRTTGEPVCNAIVWQCRRTAAICDQLKADGWIEAVQEKTGLLIDAYFSGTKLKWLLDNIPGARKRAEQGELCCGTVDSWLIWNLTRGAAHVTDCSNASRTMLFNIHTLQWDQELCGMLGIPLALLPQPRANSEVYGTIASGISGLEDLAGIPICGSAGDQAAALFGQGCFVPGQAKNTYGTGCFTLMNVGTSAVRSRSGLVTSVGWQLNGETTYALEGSVFNAGSAIQWLRDELGLFETSPECDRLAESVPSAGGVYVVPAFTGLGAPYWDMYARGTIVGITRGTTKAHIARAVLDAIAFQVADLVRAMNADAPCPITTLRVDGGASVSDILMQTQADLLRLPVDRPTQVETTAFGAAALAGLAVGVWENLQEVGQLRRSQHVFMPQRAEAECAADYSHWQRAVNRARAWIENEV, encoded by the coding sequence ATGGAAGCGTATATTGCCGCGTTGGACCAGGGGACCACCAGTTCCCGGGCCATTTTGTTCAACCGGGCGGGTGAGATTGTGGCCCGAGCCCAGCATCCCTTCCGACAGATTTACCCCCAACCGGGCTGGGTGGAGCACGACCCGATGGAAATCTGGTCCACCACCGCCCGAGCCCTGGCGGAGGCAGTGGACTCCGCCCACATTGATCCCAAGTGCATCGCGGCCCTCGGCATCACCAACCAGCGGGAGACCACCATTCTGTGGGACAGAACAACCGGTGAGCCGGTGTGCAACGCCATCGTCTGGCAGTGCCGCCGCACCGCTGCCATCTGCGATCAGCTGAAGGCTGATGGCTGGATAGAGGCTGTACAGGAGAAAACGGGGCTGCTGATTGATGCCTATTTCTCCGGTACCAAGCTCAAGTGGCTGCTGGACAATATCCCTGGTGCCCGGAAGCGGGCAGAGCAGGGGGAGCTTTGCTGCGGCACGGTGGACAGCTGGCTGATCTGGAACCTCACCAGAGGTGCCGCCCATGTGACGGATTGCTCCAACGCGTCCCGGACGATGCTGTTTAACATCCATACGCTTCAATGGGACCAGGAGCTGTGCGGCATGTTGGGTATTCCTCTGGCACTGCTGCCGCAGCCTCGGGCCAACAGCGAAGTATATGGCACCATCGCCTCGGGCATCTCCGGGCTGGAGGACCTAGCTGGCATCCCGATCTGCGGCAGCGCCGGCGACCAGGCAGCAGCATTGTTCGGCCAGGGCTGTTTTGTGCCCGGTCAGGCGAAGAACACCTATGGTACCGGCTGCTTTACACTGATGAACGTGGGGACAAGCGCAGTGCGTTCCCGGTCTGGGCTTGTGACCTCTGTGGGCTGGCAGTTGAACGGAGAGACCACCTATGCCCTGGAGGGAAGTGTCTTCAACGCGGGCAGCGCCATCCAGTGGCTGCGAGACGAGCTGGGCCTTTTTGAAACCTCGCCGGAGTGCGACCGCCTGGCGGAGAGCGTTCCTTCTGCGGGCGGCGTGTATGTGGTGCCAGCCTTCACCGGTCTGGGCGCACCTTACTGGGATATGTATGCCCGGGGAACGATTGTGGGAATCACCCGGGGTACCACCAAGGCTCATATTGCCCGGGCAGTGCTGGACGCCATCGCCTTCCAGGTGGCAGACCTGGTGCGGGCCATGAACGCCGACGCGCCCTGTCCTATTACCACGCTGAGAGTGGACGGCGGCGCCTCGGTCAGTGACATCTTGATGCAGACGCAGGCGGACCTGCTGCGGCTGCCGGTGGACCGCCCGACCCAGGTGGAGACCACGGCCTTCGGCGCTGCGGCGCTGGCGGGTCTTGCGGTAGGTGTGTGGGAGAATTTGCAGGAGGTGGGGCAGCTTCGCCGCAGCCAGCACGTCTTCATGCCCCAGCGGGCTGAGGCGGAATGTGCTGCCGATTACAGCCATTGGCAGCGCGCGGTAAACCGGGCTCGGGCGTGGATTGAAAACGAAGTGTAA
- a CDS encoding alpha/beta fold hydrolase: MLRNEFVFPSADGNTSIHAVQWLPEDDVRAVVQISHGVSEYILRYEPFAQYLTDRGFAVVGHDHLGHGSSVAPGAARLYFGPKGSWKWVVDDIEKRRCLARESFPNVPYFLLGHSMGSFLARTYLIRYPGRVDGAILMGTGQMSPALITAGKAIAARESRRVGEEHSSSLVEKLAFGTYNRIFAPNRTAFDWLSRSTENVDQYLADPLCGETPTIGLFREMLEGMSWIEKPENLRQMDLDTPILFTSGAMDPVGGCGVGVRRAYESFQKAGVRNVTCRLYPELRHEILCEDCRETVFQDLFDWLTARLPDTSVPGAR, encoded by the coding sequence ATGCTCAGAAATGAATTTGTTTTTCCCTCCGCCGACGGAAACACATCCATCCACGCAGTACAGTGGCTGCCAGAGGACGATGTCCGGGCCGTCGTGCAGATTTCCCACGGTGTGTCGGAGTATATTCTGCGTTACGAGCCCTTTGCCCAGTACCTGACGGACCGGGGCTTCGCGGTGGTGGGCCACGATCATCTGGGGCATGGCAGCTCCGTGGCTCCCGGCGCTGCGCGGCTGTACTTCGGTCCCAAGGGGAGCTGGAAGTGGGTGGTGGATGACATCGAGAAGCGTCGATGTCTTGCCCGGGAGTCTTTTCCCAATGTGCCCTATTTTCTGCTGGGACACTCGATGGGCTCCTTCCTGGCCCGCACTTATCTGATCCGCTATCCGGGCCGTGTGGACGGCGCCATCCTGATGGGCACCGGGCAGATGTCTCCCGCCCTGATCACCGCAGGGAAGGCTATAGCCGCCCGGGAGTCCCGCCGCGTTGGAGAGGAGCACAGCAGTTCACTGGTGGAAAAGCTGGCCTTTGGTACCTATAACCGCATCTTTGCGCCCAATCGCACCGCGTTTGACTGGCTCTCCCGAAGCACGGAGAACGTGGACCAGTATCTGGCGGACCCACTGTGTGGTGAAACCCCCACGATCGGTCTTTTCCGTGAGATGCTCGAAGGCATGTCCTGGATCGAAAAGCCAGAAAACCTCAGACAGATGGACCTTGACACCCCCATTCTTTTCACCTCCGGAGCCATGGACCCGGTAGGCGGGTGCGGCGTGGGGGTGCGGCGGGCCTATGAGAGCTTTCAAAAGGCCGGCGTGCGGAATGTCACATGCAGACTCTATCCGGAGCTGCGGCACGAGATTCTATGTGAGGACTGCCGAGAGACGGTTTTCCAGGACCTTTTTGACTGGCTGACGGCCAGACTGCCGGATACGTCTGTCCCCGGCGCCAGATAG
- a CDS encoding hydrolase — protein MVQPIPTYTGTLRSHSLTLPACIHECSGIRIFGRLIRSLAFTTDVAIIKNINADAIIAVYPFTPQPVIAQAIITVSDVPVFVGVGGGITTGARAVRLAVQAEHQGAHGVVLNAPTPNEVIGQIKERVDLPVVITVVSAHTDIRGRLDAGADILNVSGAGATPDIVADIRQDFPEVPIIATGGPTEESIRRTIQAGANAVTYTPPANGVLFAQLMTRYRQTC, from the coding sequence ATGGTCCAGCCAATTCCAACCTATACCGGGACCCTCCGCAGCCACTCCTTGACCCTGCCCGCCTGCATTCATGAGTGCAGTGGCATCCGCATCTTTGGTCGGCTGATCCGATCCCTGGCTTTTACAACCGACGTGGCCATAATTAAAAACATCAATGCCGATGCCATCATCGCCGTCTACCCCTTCACTCCTCAGCCGGTGATTGCCCAGGCAATTATCACTGTGTCCGATGTGCCGGTCTTTGTGGGTGTGGGCGGCGGAATCACCACCGGTGCCAGGGCTGTCCGGCTGGCGGTGCAGGCGGAGCACCAGGGTGCCCACGGCGTGGTGCTCAATGCTCCTACCCCCAACGAGGTCATCGGGCAAATCAAGGAACGGGTAGACCTGCCCGTGGTAATCACAGTTGTCTCTGCCCATACGGATATCCGCGGCCGTCTGGACGCCGGCGCTGATATTCTGAACGTCTCCGGTGCTGGGGCGACCCCGGACATCGTGGCGGATATTCGGCAGGACTTTCCGGAAGTTCCCATCATTGCCACCGGCGGCCCCACGGAGGAGAGTATCCGCCGCACCATCCAAGCCGGAGCCAATGCTGTGACCTATACGCCGCCCGCCAATGGCGTTCTCTTTGCCCAGCTCATGACGCGCTATCGTCAAACCTGTTAG
- a CDS encoding D-alanyl-D-alanine carboxypeptidase family protein encodes MDDYTPMFSPEERAARRKQRAAARRKKQRLQRRRILLRTLPAAILCLVLVVALSFWGQGQAEELPEEPRAAKFPKVSPVEPETALRPVETTETVHLGDEISSGYAVLIDLQTNTILAEKEAQAVINPASMTKVLTLLVAVEQLEEADLEDTFTMTIDITDYCYVNDCSVVGLDVGETVSVRELLYGTILSSGADAALGLAVYTAGSHESFVKLMNEKLEELGLSQTAHFTNCVGLYDEAHHCTVTDMAVILKAAMDNELCREVLSAHTYETAPTEQHPEGQVLSNWFLRKIEDHDGSQAVRVVGAKTGYVAQSGSCAASWGEDAAGNGYLCVTGSAGSSWQAIFDHVALYRDFCGTG; translated from the coding sequence ATGGACGATTACACCCCCATGTTCAGTCCCGAAGAGCGGGCTGCCCGCAGAAAGCAAAGAGCCGCAGCCCGCAGAAAAAAACAGCGCCTTCAGCGCAGGAGAATTCTGCTGCGGACTCTGCCGGCAGCTATTCTTTGCTTGGTTCTTGTGGTCGCCTTATCATTTTGGGGGCAAGGACAGGCGGAAGAACTGCCGGAAGAGCCGCGGGCTGCAAAATTTCCCAAGGTCTCCCCTGTGGAGCCAGAGACCGCCCTCCGCCCTGTGGAAACCACGGAAACAGTCCATCTGGGGGATGAAATATCCAGTGGTTACGCCGTCTTGATAGACCTGCAGACCAACACCATTTTGGCAGAGAAGGAAGCTCAGGCGGTGATCAATCCCGCCTCCATGACCAAAGTGCTGACCCTGCTGGTAGCTGTGGAGCAGCTGGAAGAGGCAGATCTGGAGGACACCTTTACCATGACCATTGATATCACGGATTACTGTTATGTCAACGACTGCAGTGTGGTAGGGCTGGATGTAGGGGAAACCGTATCCGTCCGCGAACTGCTATATGGCACGATTCTCTCCTCCGGTGCAGACGCCGCCCTAGGACTTGCGGTATATACTGCCGGGTCTCATGAGTCCTTTGTAAAATTAATGAATGAAAAGCTGGAGGAATTGGGACTCTCTCAGACTGCTCATTTTACAAATTGTGTAGGGCTCTATGATGAGGCACACCACTGTACAGTCACTGACATGGCCGTTATTCTGAAAGCAGCTATGGACAACGAACTGTGCCGGGAAGTTCTCTCCGCCCACACCTATGAGACTGCTCCTACAGAGCAGCATCCGGAGGGGCAGGTTCTTTCCAACTGGTTCCTGCGAAAAATTGAGGACCACGACGGGTCGCAGGCCGTGCGGGTTGTGGGAGCCAAGACAGGATATGTAGCCCAGTCCGGTTCCTGCGCCGCCAGCTGGGGGGAGGACGCCGCCGGCAACGGTTATCTCTGTGTCACAGGAAGCGCCGGCAGCAGCTGGCAGGCGATTTTTGACCACGTAGCTCTGTACCGGGATTTCTGTGGCACCGGATAA
- a CDS encoding recombinase family protein — protein MTSNNNYPDNITALYARLSQEDALDGESNSIANQKKILLKYATDNGFPNPTFFIDDGVSGVTFDRPGWNEMIRLAEAGKVKTVIVKDMSRMGRDYLKVGYYTESFFAERDIRYIAINDGVDSDKGDNDFTPFRNLFNDFYARDTSKKIRAVMRAKGNAGEHLCTNPPYGYMKDPADKKKWIVDEEAAEIVKRIFALCIAGKGPMQIAKLLTAEHVLTVKAHYAQQDGKPLPEKPYQWSPKSVAGILERPEYTGCTVNFKTYAKSHKLKKRLHNAPENQRIFPNTQPAIIDEQVFARVQELRENKRRPSKTGKQGLFSGLLYCADCGDKLYFCTTNSFSPKQDHYVCSNYKSNTGTCSAHFIREETLKLFVLQRIFDVTALFFDDAMAFEEAARKQRFQEAEKEARKRRREIAQAEKRIAELDRIFKRIYEDDISGAISHERFLKLSADYEAEQKELTEQVKILREAVETFEQDQADFASFAAIVRKYVGIRELTPTIVNEFIKKIIVHAPDKSSGHRRQKIELVWNFIGEVNLPGDDQTVERQRKGRTA, from the coding sequence ATGACATCAAACAACAATTATCCCGACAACATCACCGCTTTATACGCCCGCCTGTCCCAAGAGGATGCGCTGGACGGCGAGAGCAATAGTATTGCCAATCAAAAGAAAATCCTTTTGAAGTACGCGACTGACAACGGTTTCCCCAATCCCACGTTTTTCATCGACGACGGCGTTTCCGGGGTGACGTTTGACCGTCCGGGCTGGAATGAAATGATCCGGCTGGCCGAAGCAGGAAAGGTCAAAACCGTCATTGTAAAAGATATGTCCCGCATGGGACGGGACTATCTGAAAGTGGGCTACTATACCGAGAGCTTCTTTGCCGAGCGCGATATTCGGTATATCGCCATCAATGACGGCGTGGACAGCGACAAGGGCGACAACGACTTTACCCCATTCCGCAATCTGTTCAACGACTTCTACGCCCGCGATACCAGCAAGAAAATCCGAGCCGTTATGCGCGCCAAAGGAAACGCCGGAGAACACCTCTGCACCAATCCGCCCTATGGGTACATGAAAGACCCGGCGGACAAAAAGAAATGGATCGTAGACGAGGAAGCCGCCGAGATTGTCAAGCGTATTTTTGCTCTGTGTATTGCAGGGAAAGGCCCCATGCAGATTGCCAAGCTGCTGACTGCCGAACACGTTCTCACGGTTAAGGCCCACTACGCCCAGCAGGACGGAAAGCCGCTGCCGGAGAAGCCGTATCAATGGAGTCCGAAGTCTGTCGCGGGGATATTAGAGCGGCCAGAGTACACCGGCTGCACGGTCAACTTCAAGACCTATGCCAAGTCCCACAAGCTGAAAAAGCGGCTGCATAACGCCCCGGAGAACCAGCGAATTTTCCCCAATACCCAGCCAGCCATCATCGACGAACAAGTTTTTGCACGGGTGCAGGAGTTACGGGAGAATAAGCGCCGCCCCAGCAAGACGGGAAAACAGGGATTATTCTCTGGTCTGCTCTATTGTGCGGATTGCGGGGACAAGCTGTATTTCTGTACGACAAACAGCTTTTCGCCCAAGCAAGACCACTATGTCTGCTCCAATTACAAGAGCAATACAGGAACTTGTTCCGCGCATTTTATCCGGGAAGAAACGCTGAAACTGTTTGTCTTGCAGCGGATTTTCGATGTGACGGCGCTGTTCTTTGACGATGCTATGGCATTTGAAGAAGCGGCGAGAAAGCAGCGTTTCCAAGAAGCTGAAAAAGAGGCCAGGAAGCGCAGGCGTGAAATTGCCCAAGCGGAAAAGCGTATTGCCGAACTTGACCGCATTTTCAAACGCATCTATGAGGACGACATCAGCGGTGCAATTAGCCATGAGCGATTCTTAAAACTTTCTGCCGATTATGAGGCGGAGCAAAAAGAGCTAACAGAGCAGGTCAAGATACTGCGGGAAGCGGTAGAAACCTTTGAACAGGATCAAGCCGATTTTGCCAGCTTTGCAGCCATTGTGCGGAAGTATGTGGGTATCCGGGAACTGACGCCCACCATCGTCAATGAGTTTATAAAGAAGATTATCGTCCATGCGCCGGACAAATCCAGCGGCCACCGCAGGCAGAAAATCGAACTGGTCTGGAACTTCATTGGGGAAGTCAACCTGCCGGGCGATGATCAGACGGTGGAAAGGCAAAGAAAAGGCAGGACGGCATGA
- a CDS encoding MarR family winged helix-turn-helix transcriptional regulator gives MGYEKELHDLFLMQQAYGTLFSLINKLQITGDTYFNGLTSRQFMTIVAILHLPEDETTINNIARKLGTSKQNANRMVAGIEKLGYVTIVPSSKDRRATNVLLTDTGKQKVLECSQYAVDFMADLFRSFNTQELETLWNLLHRLYEFDGNRQDGFEEDSSKLISDPELSDRILQHFAEKRKYSE, from the coding sequence ATGGGATATGAAAAGGAATTGCATGATCTGTTTCTCATGCAGCAAGCGTATGGAACCCTGTTCTCGCTAATCAATAAACTTCAAATTACAGGTGATACCTATTTTAATGGCCTTACTTCTCGCCAGTTTATGACAATCGTTGCTATTTTACATCTGCCAGAGGATGAAACAACGATAAATAATATCGCTCGGAAATTGGGAACCAGCAAACAAAACGCCAATCGAATGGTTGCAGGAATTGAAAAATTAGGGTATGTTACGATTGTTCCCAGTTCTAAAGATCGGCGCGCCACGAATGTATTACTTACAGATACCGGAAAACAGAAAGTTCTTGAATGTTCACAATATGCAGTAGATTTTATGGCCGATCTATTCCGAAGTTTCAACACACAAGAATTAGAAACCCTCTGGAACCTGCTGCACAGGCTCTATGAATTTGACGGAAATCGTCAAGATGGTTTTGAAGAAGATAGCTCAAAACTAATATCCGATCCAGAATTAAGCGACCGCATTTTACAACACTTTGCAGAGAAAAGAAAGTATTCTGAATAA
- a CDS encoding ABC transporter ATP-binding protein, giving the protein MEEIIVVEKLNKSYQHKSAVHDLSFTVCQGEIVGLLGPNGAGKSTTINILSTILKPDSGNVSIGGYDLAKDKSKIKKFIGIVPQDLAIYEEISAEKNVAFFASLYGLHGSELKTQTCKALQQVGLYDHRAEKPKTFSGGMKRRLNIACAIAHAPKLIIMDEPTVGIDPQSRNHILEAILTLRDQGSTILYSTHYMEEVEAIADRILILDEGKFIASGTKKELCQRFENQVTYSFTLDRKPDGTTLTLSGLPGILSVSFEEQGLAVTVDITNENLSHIILTILSAGYQIKAMSSKEASLETVFLDLTGKSLRD; this is encoded by the coding sequence ATGGAAGAAATTATTGTCGTTGAAAAGCTCAATAAGAGTTATCAACACAAATCTGCTGTTCATGATTTGAGTTTTACGGTTTGTCAGGGGGAAATTGTAGGATTGTTAGGCCCGAACGGTGCCGGGAAAAGCACAACCATCAATATCCTGTCTACAATTTTGAAACCCGATAGCGGAAATGTCTCAATTGGCGGATATGATTTGGCAAAAGACAAATCGAAGATCAAAAAGTTTATCGGCATTGTTCCGCAAGACCTTGCAATTTATGAAGAAATCAGTGCCGAAAAAAATGTTGCGTTTTTTGCAAGCCTCTATGGTCTGCATGGTTCAGAACTGAAAACTCAAACTTGCAAAGCACTTCAACAGGTAGGATTATACGACCATCGAGCCGAAAAGCCCAAAACATTTTCCGGCGGCATGAAGCGTCGTCTGAATATTGCGTGTGCCATCGCCCACGCCCCCAAACTTATTATCATGGATGAACCGACCGTCGGCATTGATCCGCAATCCCGCAATCATATTTTAGAGGCTATTTTAACTTTGCGGGATCAGGGTTCAACGATCCTTTATTCCACGCACTACATGGAAGAAGTGGAAGCGATTGCCGACCGCATTTTGATACTTGACGAAGGAAAATTTATTGCATCCGGGACAAAAAAAGAATTGTGCCAGCGATTTGAAAATCAGGTTACCTATAGCTTTACTTTAGACCGTAAACCGGATGGAACAACGCTTACGCTGTCCGGGCTGCCGGGTATTTTGTCCGTGTCTTTTGAAGAACAGGGACTTGCCGTTACCGTGGATATAACCAATGAAAATCTAAGCCATATCATTTTAACGATTTTGTCAGCCGGATACCAGATTAAAGCCATGTCAAGTAAAGAGGCTTCTCTTGAAACGGTCTTTTTAGATTTGACTGGAAAATCCCTGCGGGACTAA
- a CDS encoding ABC transporter permease gives MRLLKILRQDLENILRNPVLIFSNTILPLILIGVMGFVTKGGFGTELVSSFDYYGVNMLIFSVGMIAITATNAFMEERVKRGNFRIVYAPISKEEIYLSKILSSYLLSAVCYSVLVLGCQYLLGLNMGGRNCIYFILLLNAFSFCGCCFGTMFCCIFKDEEQANGIMQIPLFLSIILGGVIFQIHRFGDFLNSLSLISPVKWVAACSYQIIYDNDLHLLLPVIAGLLILSLVFIGICHILFRPEDYL, from the coding sequence ATGCGTTTGTTAAAAATACTGCGTCAAGATTTAGAAAATATCCTCCGCAACCCTGTCTTGATCTTTTCAAACACCATACTGCCTCTCATTCTGATTGGTGTCATGGGATTTGTAACAAAGGGCGGATTTGGTACAGAACTGGTATCTTCCTTTGATTACTATGGCGTGAATATGCTGATTTTTTCTGTTGGCATGATCGCTATTACAGCGACCAACGCTTTTATGGAAGAACGAGTAAAACGGGGAAATTTTCGGATTGTCTATGCGCCTATATCCAAAGAGGAAATTTATCTTTCTAAAATTCTGTCCTCCTATTTACTATCGGCAGTCTGTTATAGTGTTTTGGTTCTCGGCTGCCAATATCTATTAGGATTGAATATGGGAGGACGCAACTGCATTTATTTTATCCTTTTGTTAAATGCGTTTAGCTTCTGCGGCTGCTGTTTCGGGACTATGTTCTGCTGCATATTCAAAGACGAAGAACAGGCCAACGGCATTATGCAAATCCCGTTGTTCCTCTCAATCATACTCGGAGGGGTAATTTTTCAAATTCACCGTTTCGGGGATTTTCTCAATAGCCTGTCACTGATTTCCCCGGTGAAGTGGGTAGCAGCTTGCAGCTATCAGATCATTTATGACAACGATCTGCACCTACTACTCCCGGTAATTGCAGGATTGTTGATTTTATCACTTGTCTTTATTGGCATTTGCCATATTCTTTTTAGGCCGGAGGATTATCTATGA
- a CDS encoding ABC transporter permease has product MSILLKNNFERIKHHKAVLLIACIIMPLLICAAVFISNHSTTQEVIAVSGGTVSNPISCDQYTFVHVDQEPALSTLVDGTYAAYAQKRADGTYAITTLKGQQDKEAIMTLLSTGKLPEGYKGDDAKRSERGIGTNVLGFITMLVLMQGVALTTLYPEDRLKGTFRRIMFAPCNENQYLTAQFIFTLTCLYVPTFAAIAVIHGIFGVEIGFPIAEIAVLLLLLTVFATAFALFIATAFDRNTNLVATGISVVTCIVAGCFVDISTNNPILTTIFKIIPQTEFMELVHGVEFGGSYIQF; this is encoded by the coding sequence ATGAGTATATTATTAAAAAACAATTTTGAAAGGATCAAACATCATAAGGCCGTATTGCTGATTGCTTGTATCATCATGCCGCTTCTTATTTGTGCTGCGGTCTTTATTTCTAACCATTCGACTACGCAGGAAGTGATTGCCGTGTCGGGAGGAACCGTTTCAAATCCTATTTCTTGTGACCAATATACTTTCGTCCATGTCGATCAGGAACCGGCCCTGTCAACTCTGGTAGATGGAACTTATGCAGCCTATGCCCAAAAACGAGCGGATGGAACCTACGCTATTACCACCCTTAAAGGACAGCAGGATAAAGAGGCAATCATGACCCTGCTCTCAACGGGGAAATTGCCAGAGGGGTATAAAGGCGACGATGCAAAAAGAAGTGAGCGCGGCATTGGCACAAACGTACTGGGATTTATTACAATGCTGGTACTCATGCAGGGCGTGGCTCTGACAACGCTATATCCAGAAGATCGTTTGAAAGGTACTTTTCGCCGGATTATGTTTGCGCCCTGCAATGAAAATCAGTATTTAACAGCGCAGTTTATCTTCACGCTCACCTGCCTTTATGTTCCTACCTTTGCGGCGATCGCTGTGATACACGGTATATTCGGTGTAGAAATCGGCTTTCCTATCGCTGAAATTGCGGTGCTTCTATTGCTTTTAACTGTGTTTGCAACGGCCTTTGCTCTGTTTATTGCAACGGCTTTTGATCGAAATACCAATCTGGTTGCCACGGGTATCAGCGTTGTTACTTGTATTGTAGCCGGGTGCTTTGTTGACATCAGTACCAACAATCCGATCCTTACCACAA